AGTCGAACACCGCTGGCGCGGGCTGTCTGAGCTGCCACATTCGTCCATCGTCTCCGTTCGTCATGACCTGAGCAGGTCAGCGTCGATGTCGGCGATCCGATGAACACCGCATAGGGCCATGGCCATCGCGAGCTCACGGCGTACCAGCTCGAGTACCGCGTGCACACCGTCGGCACCGGCCACCGTCAACCCCCACAGCACCGGACGACCGACGAGCACCGCGTCAGCGCCGAGCGCGAGCGCCTTCAGCACATCCGTGCCACGTCGTACGCCGCCGTCCAATAGTACGGGGACCAAGCCTTGCACCGCGGCGACAACTCCGGGTAACGCCCGGATGGTCGAGAGGCCGGAGTCGAGGTTTCGCCCACCGTGGTTCGAGACGATCACTGCGGCCGCACCGGCGTCGACCGCGACGACTGCGTCGTCCCCTCGCAGCACACCCTTGACGACGACGGGCACCGGTGACCGTCCCACAAGCCACCTGAGCGCTTCTGCGTCGAAATCCGCGTCGAGCCCAGTTCGATAGATCCCACCGCCGGTCTCGGCCCGCAATTCGAGCCCGTCCAACATCGGGAACTCGAGCCCGTCGGGCAAAGTCAACCCGTCCCATGACTGTGCCTCGCGCGCACCGACGACAGGTGTGTCCACGGTGACGACCAGCGCGTCCGCCCGACCCGAGACTCGGTCGGCAAGCGCTTCGAGGTACATGCGTGACGGCGGCGCGTTCACCTGCATCCACACGCCGTCGCCGTTCGTGTCCGAGACCAGCTCGAGCGGCGTGTTCGCGTACGCGCTGAGGACCATCCCCACACCGGCCGTCGCGGCACCGTGCGCCGTGGCGACCTCGGCGTCGACGTGGAAGAGACCGTGAGATCCGGTGGGCGCGACCATGACCGGGCTACGGAACCTCCGTCCGAGGAGCTCGACCTCGGTCGACACCTCGGTCACATCCCGCAGGACGTGCGGCGCGAGCACGATGTCGTCGAAGTCACGACGGTTCGCGCGTACCGTCAGCTGGTCCGCGGCGCCGCTCTCGAGGTAGCCGACCGTGAGCGGATGAAGTAGCTCATGTGCCCGCGTACGAAGGGCATCCATCGTCGGAGCAACAGACAGGTCTGCCGGCCCTGCTCTCGCTCTCGGCGGTACGCCAGCCACCGCTCAGCCTCGTACCGGCTCTAGACCCGACCGCTCGAGCACATCGGCGATCGTGGCCAGCGCAGTGGGGTCATCGACCGGGAGTTTCGGTCGACGCGGGTATCCGCCGGGCTGCCCGAGCAGGTTCATCGCCGCCTTGAGCGTCGGCTGCATCCCGCCGAACGCCCAGTTGTAGCCATCGACCCGGTCGCCGAGCAGCTCTGCCATCAGCTGCTCGAATCGGTCCGCGATCTCACCTGCTTCGTCGTACTCACCTGCCCACACGTGCTCGAAGAACGCGGGCATCTGCCGACCGAGCAGGAGCCCGCTGCCGAAGTGACCGTCACCGCCGTAGCCCGACCGGAGCAGTGCGATACCTAGGCGACTGAGCAGGTGGCCGAACACGATGAGCCGGTCTCCTACCCGCTCGATCGTGCCGAGCAGTGTCTCCACTCCGGGGGCGCTCTGTTTGATCGCGACGACGTTCGGCAGGTCAGCGAGTCGTTCGATCTGATCGAGCGAGATCGGATGTCCGTTGTCCTGTGGGAAGTTGTACAACCACGCTGGCATATCCGACGCGCCGAACACCTCCTGGTAGTACGCCATGAGCTCGTCCGGCGTCGGTCGCGCCATCGGCGGCGGCGACGCCATCACGGCCGCGGCCCCGATCGACGCCGCGTGGCGGGCGAGCTCGGCAGCATCGGAAGCGCGTGTACTCGTCACGCCGATCACGACAGGTACTCGCTGCCCGGCCTCCTTCACCGCGACCTCGGCGATCCGGCGCCGTTCGGAATCGTTCTGGCTGAACCACTCGCCGGTGCTGCCGTTGATCAGGATGCCGTGTACGCCCTCGTCCACCGCGTACCCGACGACATCGGCAACGCCACCCTCGTCGACGGCACCGTCTGCGGTAAACGGGGTCACCGGGGCAGTCCAGTAGCCCTTCCAGTCGACGTCGTTCCTGTCCACGCGTTACTTCCCTTCGATCATGAAATGGTTCGCCGCGGCCTCGCCGCTCAGCGGTCCGACCAGCGCAATGCGTCGGCGAAGACCCACTGCACAAGCCGATCGGTGACGTAACCGCAGATGCCGAGTGTCGCCATCGCCGCGATGACGTACGCGAACTGGAACTGGTTGTACGAGTCGATCAGCACGTAGCCGACACCCGACTTGGCACCGAGAATCTCGGCGACCACGACGGTCGTCCAAGCGATGCCGGAGGCCACCCGCAGGCCGGTCACGATGCTCGGCGATGCCGCCGGGAGCACGATCTTGCGTACGACCTGTGTCCGGGTCGCACCGAGCATCGCCCCGGCGCGAAGCAGGCCGGTGTCAACCCGGCCGACCCCTGCGTAGGTGTTCACGTAGACCGGGAAGAAGGATGCCAAGGCGGTGAGGAAGATCGCGGGCTTGTCGCCGACACCGAGCACGATGATCGCCAACGGGATCCAGCCTGTCACCGAGATCGGCCGGATCGCGTTGATCATCGGATCGACCATCTTGCGGCCCGTGCTGCTCACGCCTGCCAGCACTCCGAACCCGATCGCGAGCAGCGACCCGATGACGTAACCCGCAAGGATTCGCCCCACCGACGCACCGACATGGACGAGCCAGGTCCCGGAGTAGACCTCGGACGGTACGAAGCCGTCGACCGGCCACTCCCAGCCGAAGATCCAGTCGACAAGTGCGGCAACCGACTCCGTCATCGACGGGAACAACCCGTTGGCGATGAGCTCCTGTCGGCCCGCGATCTCCCACACGATCGCGATGGTCACAGGGAGAGCCAGGCCGAGCCCCACACTCTTCGCCGCCTCTACCCAGCCGCGCTGCGCCGGTGCTGCAGTACGTGCGGCGCGCCGAGTGCGTGGGGGAGCTGATGTCGTCGTGTCTGTCATGGCCGGGCCTCAGTCGTTCTTCCCGAGCCGGCTCGCCGGCTCACCGGTGATGTCCTCGAGCAGCGAGTAGTCGATGTGCTCCGCGAGCTGCTCGCTGGTATCCGAGTCGATGATGTTCATCTGGGACAGCACGGTCGGCACCTTCATGATCTCGCTCATCGGCATATCGGGCTCCGGCTTGATGTACTCGCGTTCGAGCGCCTCGGCGATCCGGGCGCCCTTGCTGCCCGCCTCACGCTCGTACTGCGCGGCCCACTCGTGCGGATCCTTGCTCAGGTCTGCCAGCCTGGCCCGGTACGCCTCGAGAACGGTCTCGGCCTCCTCGCGGTTGTCCTCCAGGAACGAGTCATTGGCGAGGATGCCGCTCGCAACCGTGAACGAGCCGTCGTACAAGTGGCTCTGGATGTCGTCGACCGTCGTCGCGTGCCCACCGTCGATCGCCTCTCCCGACAGTGGCGGGAACGTGACGATCGCGTCGACATCGCCACGATCGAGGGCGAGGTTGAGATCCGGGAACGCCTGCATGTTCACGTACGTGGTGTCGGAGTCGATGTCGAGCCCCTGCGACTTCATGGCGGTCGCCATGTTCACGTACTGCGTCGAGCCACGAACGGATGCGATGCGCTTACCGCGCAGGTCTTGCCACGTGTCGATCCCGCTGCCTTTTCGGGCGAGGAACACCGATCCGTTGCTGCTGATGCCGGAGACGAAGCTGACCGGCGGGTCGCTCGTCGTGAGGAGCGCCGCGAGGTTGTTGTAGCCGACCGGCGCCATGTCGATCGAGCCCTGCGTCAGGGCGGTCAGCTCGTCGTTGGAGCTCTTGAACGGCACCAGCTCCACCGATGTGCCGTCGGGCAGCTCGGTGTCGAGTGTCGCCCAAGGTGTCCATGATGCGGCGGGAACCCAGCCGATCCGAATGCTGTCGGCCGCGGCTGCGCCGTCCTTCGTGTCGTACACGCGACCGGCGACGACGATGGCCGCCATGACCGCCAAGGCGACGACGAGGCGTTTGATCCAGCTGTGCGACATCAGCGGCCCCCGGCTGTGGTGGCAAGGCCTTCGAGCTCATCCGCCCGGTGAGACTCGCCGCGCAACTGCTCGAAGAGAGTGTGACGCAGCTCGACGTACGTGGGATCGGTGATCAGCTCGTGGCTACGCGGCCGCGGCAGGTTGACCGGGATCGTCTCGCGGATCCTGCCGGGTCGCGCGGTCATCACGACGACGCGGTCGCTGAGGATGAGGGCCTCGTCGATGTCGTGGGTGACGAACAGGACCGTCTTGCGGTCGCGCTCCCACAGTTCGAGTAGCAGCTCCTGCATGGTGATGCGGGTCTGCGCGTCGAGTGCGCCGAACGGCTCATCCATCAGCAGGATCGGCGGATCGTTGATCAGTACGCGCGCCAGCCCTACCCGCTGCCGCATACCGCCGGACAGCTCGTTCGGGAGATGGTCGCCGAACGCTTCAAGCCCGACCCGCTCGAGGTACTCGTCGATGCGCTCGGCGATCTCTGCCTTCGCGGCGCTGCCGCGCACTGACGGCCCGAAACCAACGTTGTCACGGACGGTCATCCACGGAAAGATCGTGGCGTCCTGGAACACCACGCCACGCTCGGGTCCCGGACCATCGATCGGCTTGTCGTCGACGTGCACCGATCCGCCGGTCGGTTCGGTGAACCCCGCGATCAGATTCAGTGCGGTCGACTTGCCGCAGCCGCTGGGACCGAGCAGGCAGACGAACTCCTGTTCCTTGACCTCGAGCGTCAGGTCCTGCAGCGCACGTACGCGCTCACTGGGCTCACCCGGTTTCGGGAACTCGACCTCGACTTTGTCGAGCGTGATCGTGTGCATCCAGGCCTCCGGCTGTCGTCGCATCAACGCCGCGACGAGAGTACGAGCCAGGGACAATTGCCGTCCAATGCATGTTCACGTACGTTTGATACCCGTTATGGCATCAGACTTCACGTTCCATCAGCTGCGGTCGTTCGTCGCGGTCGCCGAAGAGCTGAGCTTTCGACGAGCCGCCGAACGGCTGCACATCAGCCAGCCTCCGCTCTCCAGGCAGATCCGTTCGCTGGAGTCGGCATTGGGCGTACCGCTGTTCGACCGCGGCCGACGCAATGTCACGCTGACGCCGGCCGGCAAGTTGTTCCTCACAGAGGCCAGCGGCCTGGTAGAGGCGGCCGCGCGTGCACGGCGCCTCGTCCGCGACGCACACGATGGCCGCGTCGGCTCGATGCGGGTGGGTTACATCGAGCCGTCAGCGTTCGACCTGCTGCCGCACGTACTTGCGCGGTTCCGCCAGGCACTGCCCGGAGTCGACCTCGAGCTGCATGAAATGCATTCGTTCGAGGCTGTACGCCAGCTCGAACAACACAAGGTCGACGTCGCCTACCTGCGGCCGCCCGTCGAGACGAACGGAGTACAGCTGACGATGCTTCACCCGGATCGGCTGATCGCCGTGCTTCCCGAGAACCATCCACTCGACGCCGACACGATCGATCTCGGCGCACTGCGCGACAGTGACTTCGTCACGTACGCCTCGGCGCTTGGTTCGGGCATCACCGGTGCGACCCTGCAGGCCTGCGCGGCCGCGGGCTTCTCGCCTCGCGTGGTTCGCTACGCGACGAGCACTCCGATGTTGATGAGTCTCGTGGCCGGCGGTGCGGGGGTGGCCTTGGTCGCCTACCAGTTCGCGTCGATTCCCTACATCGGCGTGAGGTTCGCGCACCTGCGCGACGAGCGGGCGGAGAGCTACGTCGCATTCGCGGCGCGTACGAACGAAGCACTGGCGTCGGTGCACTCCCTTCGTACGATCTCCCGCGCGGTGTCGACGGAGTTGTTCGCCGGACCGACGATCAGTGAAAGTCGCGGGACTTGACCTTCGCGGCGATGGGCAAGTGCTCCAGCCGGTCGGCGAGCAGATTGGTGGTGCCCTCGTTGCGTTCGAGGGTTCCGCGTACGACCAGCGCGCTCGACTCCCTGCCCACCCGGCGATAGCGGGTCCACAGACCCTGCGTGCAGATGACGTTGAGCATGCCGGTCTCGTCCTCGAGGTTGAGGAACGTCACTCCCCCTGCCGTCGCGGGTCGCTGCCGGTGCGTCACCACTCCGCCGACCCGGATCCGCGAACCTGCCTCGACCGAGCCCAGCTCACCGATCGGCAGCACTCCGCGGTCTGCGAGGTCGGTGCGTACGTGCTCGATCGGATGGTCCGTCGGCGAGATGCCGGTCGCCCAGAGGTCGGCCATCGTCTGCTCGGGTGCGGTGATGCCCGGCAGCATCGGCGGCTCGCTCGCCAAGGCGGTGCCGGCCAACGTACGTGGGCTCTCCTGGGCGGCGAGCCCCGCATGCCACAGTGCCTGGCGCCGGGTCAGCCCGAAACAGTCGAATGCCCCTGCGGTCGCGAGCGACTCCAACTGCTTCGCCGTCAGCTCGACCCTGCGGGCGAGGTCGAACATATCCGCAAACGGACCGCCGGCATCGCGCGCTGCGACGATGCGCTCGGCGACCTCCGTACCGATCGACTTCACCTCGGTGAGTCCGAGGCGTACGGCAAACGCGCCGTCACGTCGATGCTCGGCGGCAACAGACAGCGCATCAGGCGCGGTATCCGGATCGAACGGACCGACCTCCGGTTGCTCGGTCTCCAAGCAGGTAATGGATCCGCCCGGTTTCGACGCTGCCTCGTCGTACGCCTCGAGGTCGGCGTCGACGCCCGACAGTTCGATGTCAGGGCGGCGTACTTCGACACCGTGTCGACGTGCATCGGCGACAAGGGTCTGCGGCGAGTAGAAGCCCATCGGCTGCGAACGCAACAACGCTGCGAGGAATGCACCCGGGTAGTGCAGTCGCAGCCAGGTACTCGCGTACACCAGCAACGCGAAGCTGATCGAATGGCTCTCGGCGAAGCCGAAGTTCGCGAACGCCTCGATCTTCTCGTAGATCTCGTCGGCCTCGTCGCCGGTGATGCCGTGCTCGGCCATGCCGTCGTAGAGCTTCGTACGCAGCTTCTCGATCTTCTCGATGCCGCGCTTGGAGCCCATCGCCCGCCGCAGCAGATCGGCGTCGTCACCGGAGCATCCGCCGACGGTCATCGCCATCTGCATCAGCTGCTCCTGGAACAACGGCACGCCGAGGGTACGACTCAGAACCGGTTCCAGCTTCGGATGCAGGTACGTCACCGGGTCGGTGCCCATGCGCCTGCGAATGTACGGATGCACCGCGCCGCCCTGGATCGGCCCGGGACGAATCAGCGCGATCTCGATGACCAGGTCGTAAAAGCATCGCGGACGGAGTCTCGGCAAGGTACCGATCTGGGCACGGCTCTCGACCTGGAAGACGCCGACCGAGTCCGCCCGGCACAGCACGTCATAGACACCGGGCTCCTCCTTCGGGATGCCGGCGAGCGTCCAGCGTTCGCCGAGGTGTTCGCCGACAATGTCGATCGCATGCTGGATCGCACCGAGCATGCCGAGCCCGAGCAGGTCGAACTTCACCAACCCCATCCAGGCGCAGTCGTCCTTGTCCCATTGCAGAACCGTGCGGTCGTCCATCCGCGCACGCTCGATCGGCACCACCTCCGAGACCGGGCGGTCGGTGAGCACCATGCCGCCCGAATGAATGCCCAGATGCCTTGGTGCCTTGAGGAGTTGCTCGGAGAGCTCTACGACCGGAGTGGGAATGTCATGGTCGTCGCTGGAGACAATGGAGCCCCAGGCATCGATCTGTTTCGACCAAGCATCCTGCTGACCGGTGCTGTGGCCGAGCGCCTTCGCCATATCGCGTACGGCCGACTTCGGTCGGTAGCTGATGACGTTGGCGACCTGTGCGGCGTTGCGTCTGCCGTACTTCGCGTAGACGTACTGGATCACCTCCTCGCGCCGATCGGAGTCGAAGTCGACATCGATGTCTGGCTCCTCCTCACGCGTCGCCGAGAGGAATCGCTCGAACGGCAGATTGAACCGGATCGAGTCGACCGCGGTGATGCCAAGTGCGTAACACACGGCGGAGTTGGCAGCCGATCCCCTTCCCTGGCAGAGGATTCCGCGTTCGCGGGCGTACGCAACGATGTCGTGCACGATCAGGAAGTAGCCGGGAAAGTCGAGGTCTTCGATGACCGCGAGCTCGCGTTCGAGCCGGTCGCGTACGCCGGAGTCGGCGTCGGGATAGACCCGCTCAGCACCGCGACGAACAAGCTCGCGCAGCCATTCCATCGGAGTGTGGCCGGCTGGCACGTCTTGCCGGGGTAGTCTCGGCCGAGCAGCACGCAGCGAAAACGCATGCTCGTCGGCGACCTCGACCGTACGCTCGACCACTCCCGGATATCGCGCGAACCTCATCGCCATCTCCGCCCCCGAACGCAGCGAGGCACCTCCCGCAGCAGGGAGCCAGCCGTCCATCTCATCGAGGCTCCGCCGCGCGCGTACGGATGCGATCGCAGCACCGAGCCGATGCTCTGCGGGTGTCGCGTAGTGGGCGTTGTTGGTGGCGACCATGGCAAGGCCAGTACGCGCGGACAACTCGGCCAGAGCGGCGTTGTGGTCACTGTCGAGCGGAAGCCCGTGGTCGTACAGCTCGATCAGCACCCGCTCCGTGCCGAACAGCTCGATCAGACGCCACAGCTCGTCTTCTGCTGCGCCGATGCCCCTGGCAACGAGGGCCGAACGCACCGCACCCTTACGGCAGCCGGTGAGCACCGTCCAATGACCGTCGGCCCGAGCGGCCAGCCGTTCGAGGTCGTACGCAGGTCTGCCCTTCTCGTCGCCGGCGAGCTGCGCCTCGGTGATCGCGCTCGCGAGCCGGTGGTAGCCCTCCTCACCGCGGGCGAGCACGAGTAGATGCCGGCCTTCGGGGTCGGCGATGCCGTTCTGCGGTTTGCTCAGCCCGAGCGACAGCTCCGCGCCGAAGATCGTACGAAGGCCGTAGTCCTCTGCGACCTCGGCCATCCGGACGATGCCGTACAACCCGTCATGGTCGGTCATCGCGAGTGCATGCAGCCCCAGGCGTACCGCCTCCTCTGCCAGCGCTTCGGGTGAGCTCACACCGTCGAGGAAGCTGAAGTTCGAGTGGCAGTGCAGCTCTGCGTACGGGACGACTTCCTCGGTCGGCGGCTCGGGGCGTTCGACCGGCGCGTACGGCGCGCGTTTACGCGACCAGGCGGGGCTGTCGCCGCCATCACCGTCAACATCGCGACGGTCGGGGCGTCGCCTGCCCGAGAGTCGTCGCTCGAGCTCCGACCACGGGATAGGCGGGTTGTCGTATCCCATCACCCAAGCATCGAACATGTGTTCGACGAAATCAAGCAGGGTAGT
The sequence above is drawn from the Nocardioidaceae bacterium SCSIO 66511 genome and encodes:
- a CDS encoding alpha-hydroxy-acid oxidizing protein gives rise to the protein MAGVPPRARAGPADLSVAPTMDALRTRAHELLHPLTVGYLESGAADQLTVRANRRDFDDIVLAPHVLRDVTEVSTEVELLGRRFRSPVMVAPTGSHGLFHVDAEVATAHGAATAGVGMVLSAYANTPLELVSDTNGDGVWMQVNAPPSRMYLEALADRVSGRADALVVTVDTPVVGAREAQSWDGLTLPDGLEFPMLDGLELRAETGGGIYRTGLDADFDAEALRWLVGRSPVPVVVKGVLRGDDAVVAVDAGAAAVIVSNHGGRNLDSGLSTIRALPGVVAAVQGLVPVLLDGGVRRGTDVLKALALGADAVLVGRPVLWGLTVAGADGVHAVLELVRRELAMAMALCGVHRIADIDADLLRS
- a CDS encoding dihydrodipicolinate synthase family protein codes for the protein MDRNDVDWKGYWTAPVTPFTADGAVDEGGVADVVGYAVDEGVHGILINGSTGEWFSQNDSERRRIAEVAVKEAGQRVPVVIGVTSTRASDAAELARHAASIGAAAVMASPPPMARPTPDELMAYYQEVFGASDMPAWLYNFPQDNGHPISLDQIERLADLPNVVAIKQSAPGVETLLGTIERVGDRLIVFGHLLSRLGIALLRSGYGGDGHFGSGLLLGRQMPAFFEHVWAGEYDEAGEIADRFEQLMAELLGDRVDGYNWAFGGMQPTLKAAMNLLGQPGGYPRRPKLPVDDPTALATIADVLERSGLEPVRG
- a CDS encoding ABC transporter permease → MTDTTTSAPPRTRRAARTAAPAQRGWVEAAKSVGLGLALPVTIAIVWEIAGRQELIANGLFPSMTESVAALVDWIFGWEWPVDGFVPSEVYSGTWLVHVGASVGRILAGYVIGSLLAIGFGVLAGVSSTGRKMVDPMINAIRPISVTGWIPLAIIVLGVGDKPAIFLTALASFFPVYVNTYAGVGRVDTGLLRAGAMLGATRTQVVRKIVLPAASPSIVTGLRVASGIAWTTVVVAEILGAKSGVGYVLIDSYNQFQFAYVIAAMATLGICGYVTDRLVQWVFADALRWSDR
- a CDS encoding ABC transporter substrate-binding protein — translated: MSHSWIKRLVVALAVMAAIVVAGRVYDTKDGAAAADSIRIGWVPAASWTPWATLDTELPDGTSVELVPFKSSNDELTALTQGSIDMAPVGYNNLAALLTTSDPPVSFVSGISSNGSVFLARKGSGIDTWQDLRGKRIASVRGSTQYVNMATAMKSQGLDIDSDTTYVNMQAFPDLNLALDRGDVDAIVTFPPLSGEAIDGGHATTVDDIQSHLYDGSFTVASGILANDSFLEDNREEAETVLEAYRARLADLSKDPHEWAAQYEREAGSKGARIAEALEREYIKPEPDMPMSEIMKVPTVLSQMNIIDSDTSEQLAEHIDYSLLEDITGEPASRLGKND
- a CDS encoding ABC transporter ATP-binding protein; this encodes MRRQPEAWMHTITLDKVEVEFPKPGEPSERVRALQDLTLEVKEQEFVCLLGPSGCGKSTALNLIAGFTEPTGGSVHVDDKPIDGPGPERGVVFQDATIFPWMTVRDNVGFGPSVRGSAAKAEIAERIDEYLERVGLEAFGDHLPNELSGGMRQRVGLARVLINDPPILLMDEPFGALDAQTRITMQELLLELWERDRKTVLFVTHDIDEALILSDRVVVMTARPGRIRETIPVNLPRPRSHELITDPTYVELRHTLFEQLRGESHRADELEGLATTAGGR
- a CDS encoding LysR substrate-binding domain-containing protein, translating into MASDFTFHQLRSFVAVAEELSFRRAAERLHISQPPLSRQIRSLESALGVPLFDRGRRNVTLTPAGKLFLTEASGLVEAAARARRLVRDAHDGRVGSMRVGYIEPSAFDLLPHVLARFRQALPGVDLELHEMHSFEAVRQLEQHKVDVAYLRPPVETNGVQLTMLHPDRLIAVLPENHPLDADTIDLGALRDSDFVTYASALGSGITGATLQACAAAGFSPRVVRYATSTPMLMSLVAGGAGVALVAYQFASIPYIGVRFAHLRDERAESYVAFAARTNEALASVHSLRTISRAVSTELFAGPTISESRGT
- a CDS encoding error-prone DNA polymerase produces the protein MGYDNPPIPWSELERRLSGRRRPDRRDVDGDGGDSPAWSRKRAPYAPVERPEPPTEEVVPYAELHCHSNFSFLDGVSSPEALAEEAVRLGLHALAMTDHDGLYGIVRMAEVAEDYGLRTIFGAELSLGLSKPQNGIADPEGRHLLVLARGEEGYHRLASAITEAQLAGDEKGRPAYDLERLAARADGHWTVLTGCRKGAVRSALVARGIGAAEDELWRLIELFGTERVLIELYDHGLPLDSDHNAALAELSARTGLAMVATNNAHYATPAEHRLGAAIASVRARRSLDEMDGWLPAAGGASLRSGAEMAMRFARYPGVVERTVEVADEHAFSLRAARPRLPRQDVPAGHTPMEWLRELVRRGAERVYPDADSGVRDRLERELAVIEDLDFPGYFLIVHDIVAYARERGILCQGRGSAANSAVCYALGITAVDSIRFNLPFERFLSATREEEPDIDVDFDSDRREEVIQYVYAKYGRRNAAQVANVISYRPKSAVRDMAKALGHSTGQQDAWSKQIDAWGSIVSSDDHDIPTPVVELSEQLLKAPRHLGIHSGGMVLTDRPVSEVVPIERARMDDRTVLQWDKDDCAWMGLVKFDLLGLGMLGAIQHAIDIVGEHLGERWTLAGIPKEEPGVYDVLCRADSVGVFQVESRAQIGTLPRLRPRCFYDLVIEIALIRPGPIQGGAVHPYIRRRMGTDPVTYLHPKLEPVLSRTLGVPLFQEQLMQMAMTVGGCSGDDADLLRRAMGSKRGIEKIEKLRTKLYDGMAEHGITGDEADEIYEKIEAFANFGFAESHSISFALLVYASTWLRLHYPGAFLAALLRSQPMGFYSPQTLVADARRHGVEVRRPDIELSGVDADLEAYDEAASKPGGSITCLETEQPEVGPFDPDTAPDALSVAAEHRRDGAFAVRLGLTEVKSIGTEVAERIVAARDAGGPFADMFDLARRVELTAKQLESLATAGAFDCFGLTRRQALWHAGLAAQESPRTLAGTALASEPPMLPGITAPEQTMADLWATGISPTDHPIEHVRTDLADRGVLPIGELGSVEAGSRIRVGGVVTHRQRPATAGGVTFLNLEDETGMLNVICTQGLWTRYRRVGRESSALVVRGTLERNEGTTNLLADRLEHLPIAAKVKSRDFH